One window of Agrobacterium vitis genomic DNA carries:
- a CDS encoding ABC transporter permease, whose translation MTRYVASRIGQAVLVLWAAFTLSFILLQAMPGDAVLIKFLSPDYGLSPDQIKEIRAAYAVDSSVFVQYFHTLSNFLQGDFGYSLHAGVPVSAQLATNLPATLTLAALAFGAAVALAVFVAVLSSLAPFSFLRNLVQAVPSLLISVPVFWLGIMLIQIFSFRLKLVSVINPGPWESLVLPVITLSVPIAAPLAQILIRNIDEIRTRPFISVVIAKGATPARVLWRHVAINAALPVLTIAGVLFGELLAGAVVTETVFGLNGLGELTEKAVSTQDIAVLQAIVVISATAFVIINLLVDLAYPLLDPRLRSRNGATA comes from the coding sequence ATGACGCGATATGTTGCAAGCCGGATAGGACAGGCGGTTCTGGTGCTCTGGGCGGCCTTTACCCTGTCGTTTATTCTGTTGCAGGCCATGCCTGGGGACGCGGTACTGATCAAGTTTCTCAGCCCGGATTATGGGCTAAGTCCTGATCAGATTAAGGAAATACGGGCGGCCTACGCCGTGGATTCCTCGGTGTTCGTTCAGTATTTCCACACATTGTCGAATTTCTTACAGGGTGATTTTGGCTATTCGTTGCACGCGGGCGTGCCGGTGTCGGCACAGCTGGCCACCAATCTACCTGCCACGCTGACGCTGGCTGCTCTCGCCTTTGGTGCTGCCGTCGCCCTTGCGGTCTTTGTCGCGGTCCTATCATCGCTCGCGCCGTTTTCGTTTCTGCGCAATCTGGTGCAGGCGGTGCCTTCGCTGTTGATCTCGGTTCCAGTGTTCTGGCTGGGCATTATGCTGATCCAGATTTTCTCGTTTCGGCTCAAGCTGGTCTCGGTGATCAATCCCGGACCTTGGGAAAGTTTGGTGCTGCCGGTGATCACCTTGTCTGTTCCCATTGCCGCACCGCTTGCGCAAATCCTGATCCGCAATATTGATGAAATCCGCACAAGGCCTTTCATCTCTGTGGTGATTGCCAAGGGTGCCACGCCCGCCCGCGTGCTGTGGCGGCATGTGGCCATCAATGCGGCTTTGCCGGTGCTGACCATTGCCGGTGTGCTGTTTGGCGAGCTTCTGGCCGGAGCCGTGGTGACCGAAACCGTATTTGGCCTCAACGGCCTTGGCGAATTGACCGAAAAAGCCGTCAGCACGCAGGATATCGCCGTACTTCAGGCCATTGTGGTGATCTCCGCCACCGCCTTTGTCATCATCAATCTTCTGGTCGATCTTGCCTATCCCCTTCTCGATCCACGCCTGAGAAGCCGGAACGGAGCCACAGCATGA
- a CDS encoding ABC transporter permease: MSSVEILSLQTQAVKPHDVTRRAYLTRLKRLRPGLVLAWVVMVTVLLWAALPWLFTSYNPLEGISGEQLKVPSAAHLLGTDSLGRDLYARIVYGSVHSLSGALAAVGVGLVAGTLLGLFAGAIGGRWDMVIMRFVDVLLSIPTLLLSLSIIILLGFGTINAAIAVGVTAIAGFARLTRAEVVRVRRADFVEAAYGSGGTFLSVLWRHILPNSLTSVIAYAAVQFGWAILQMSTLGFLGYGAPPPTPEWGLLISEGRNYLATAWWLTTAPGLIVVAVVLSANRISQSLGSTSR, translated from the coding sequence ATGAGCAGCGTCGAAATTCTCTCGCTTCAAACCCAAGCCGTGAAACCGCATGATGTCACGCGCCGGGCATACCTCACCCGTTTGAAACGGCTGCGCCCCGGATTGGTTTTGGCGTGGGTGGTCATGGTAACTGTGCTGCTCTGGGCCGCTCTGCCATGGCTGTTTACAAGCTATAACCCGCTGGAAGGCATTTCCGGCGAGCAGTTGAAAGTGCCGTCTGCGGCCCATCTTCTCGGCACGGATTCCCTTGGACGTGATCTTTATGCGCGGATTGTCTATGGTTCCGTTCACTCGCTGTCGGGTGCGCTTGCAGCCGTTGGCGTGGGGCTGGTGGCGGGCACTCTGCTTGGCCTTTTTGCCGGAGCCATTGGCGGGCGCTGGGATATGGTCATCATGCGCTTTGTTGATGTGCTGCTGTCTATTCCAACCCTGCTTTTATCGCTCAGCATCATCATTCTGCTTGGCTTTGGCACCATCAATGCCGCCATTGCTGTGGGCGTTACCGCCATTGCCGGTTTTGCCCGATTGACCCGCGCCGAAGTGGTGCGAGTGCGGCGGGCGGATTTTGTTGAAGCCGCCTATGGCAGCGGCGGCACATTTTTAAGCGTGCTGTGGCGGCACATATTGCCCAATTCGCTGACCTCAGTGATTGCCTATGCCGCCGTGCAATTTGGCTGGGCCATTCTGCAAATGTCCACGCTGGGCTTTCTCGGCTATGGCGCACCGCCGCCAACACCGGAATGGGGCCTGCTGATTTCTGAAGGGCGCAATTACCTCGCCACCGCCTGGTGGCTGACCACGGCTCCCGGCCTGATTGTCGTCGCCGTGGTGCTGTCTGCGAACCGCATCAGCCAATCCTTGGGGAGCACCAGCCGATGA